Genomic segment of Nothobranchius furzeri strain GRZ-AD chromosome 12, NfurGRZ-RIMD1, whole genome shotgun sequence:
gagactacacagtgagagccctgaagaccaatccaacctcatgtatgtcatatattgtatgataaaaccaaaatgatggtcatggagagctattgtaatactgaaaacccttttccagtatatgtgcacaagcttatggacctgctgttcgactctgtggtggtggatcctcTCCCATATCAGGAGTACTCGGACAAAATTACGGTTCCAGAACCGCTCTGTgcccagttccaaagaccagataaacgggatgctgtgagcaggcacaggtccaggttttaaaGTGCACGTCAGGTGAGCTACACAGGAGATTGTAATTATTAGTTAGTACTCTACTCTGTGTGgtttctccttttctcctcctcagccaggctGCACACCACTGTACGACAGAGGAGTTACCTGTCGTCATTATGGATCTTTATGCTCATCCACTCGTGACTCATGCTGTCCACCTCCCAGATGTCTATTGATCTCTACAACCTTTCTGCTCTGTGGCTCCCATACAACTTGAAAATCTTGGCCGTATGTAACATAGCAAAACTCACCAGTCTTGCTTTTGTAAGTCATACTAATATTACTTTTTCCTTAGAGCCTCCTGATCTTGTAACAGAAAAACCTGTGCTCCCGGGATCCATCTCCACGTTTGTCATCACAGTGAAAGCTACCTCCAGTCTAAGGAACCTATGAAACATCACTGATGGCCCAACCTCTCCTCACATGGCTCCAGAATCTCTGCTTGTGGTTTAGAGTTTTGTCAAAAATCTTGAAAGTTATGATCAGATTGTTATCTAACATTGTCTTAGTAGTAGCTATAATAAATGTTATCTTTAAAGCGCAATTGTGTCTTTTTAAATACAATTATATTGATATTTTGAtgtgtataaatacatatatcacatttattatcattcatttttacctaattgaacctgctctagaatagacttcattaatcacacagggtgtaaactcacttgttacagcagcattaattaaccccgaattagaaccttactgttgtaagagctcatttgaaagtatgtggctatatgtgtgtatatataaataatgtcaaagtgtaaagaagtgcatttaccgttttgtgatttatgcagctttttatggacaggaatcaatacaggaaatatatattataacatttatttaatcaaaaaaatatatattagttcAGAGGAGGGAGGAATCCTTTGTATGCACCGTCTTCTGGGAACTCCTGCCTTATTCTGGAGACAGCGCATGACGGGATCACAACACGAACGTGCTGTCCCAGGTAAccccaacaccacctgaccacattcCGGTACGCCAGATGTCTGTAACAGCTGAGAAAGAGGTGGTATGAGTTATAAAGTATTCATAAAAAAAGTAATTTGACAGTTGTCTTACCTGTTGAGCGTAGTCTCCTGCATCTCCCCATAGAGTTGCAGAAAGGTGCCATAAACTGCCTGCAACACGTAGGGATTCAGAGCAACAGCCTCAAAACCAGGATGCTCTGTTATGCAGGAGGTTACACCCACCTGCTGACACCTGAGCATTACCTATGACAAAGAACAACTGATATCAGGGCTATAAGAGTTCAATATTAGTATGATGTTAGTGATTGTGTAACAAATGTGTACATTACAGAATGCTTTTCTCATGGTGgggtacttttatttttataccttgggcgtttctctgcaGCACACATTTTCTCTGGCAGACAATGATGTGCAGTGGCCGCAGGTGCACCTGTCGAGGCAGTCATACAATATTACTTTTAGCTAAGCTAAATATAGCTAGCTGTGGCTAAAAGCTACTTACCACTCAGAGACTGGACCCATTCGATGCCTTGATACTCCTGCTGGCTCGACTCCAGGGGCCTCTGACAACTCACGAGCTAGTGGCTCAAAAAGATACGGTTCAGGACCGCTTGCTTCCCCCAATAAGCCCTCCTCCCTATCCTCTGGGGAAGAAGGTGGGGAAAAGTCCTCCACCTCGAATGACTGCTCTGAGCTAGTGTCGCTCTCCGTCGCCATCTGTATTCAAATTTCAGTATGTCAATCACGGCcgtagctccgccttctcggtcttacaggaaacgcctctttgggccgcatttttcaaatatgaaatgtgggtggagtaagactctgaggaggCTGTTACCACTACtttaaagttgtctttcggctaaatcttgttccacagagctcacaagcaaaaggcttctctcctgtgtggacgctcatgtgtgtggttaaattagtcttttggtgaaacctttgtccacagtgctcacaggcaaaatgtttctgctttgtctggactctcgtgtgtttgtttaaatgtgttttttggctaaaggattgaaacctggcagcatcagtctccttattcaaatggagatgctctccctccatactagaccagagtttctcctgttcctcctttttgtggagaaaatctaggtgctggtggttgacacgagcactctgttcttctgaagcttcttctttaaccagaaccacctgttgaaaatctgtaggaaacacagaaacatattatgtgaattacagacagctgtaactgtgttttcacacatataacagttgtattatttctttaaactgacagtagaatgaaatgtatttacaactggaaactgaactttgagcctctataaatcatatgagccttaaccctcaggcttcactttgaTTTTCATACaagagtcattagaggacaaaaacgtccgcttgtaaaagtggctataaaaaatgtatacattcatgttttttttttttttttttacttttttcatagatctgttgaacaacttcagccctgctcaaacataaaaaattcaatcattttgaagcttttaacccctgaaatgccagtttgaatactcaaatgtcattgatgtaatttatgaagaagaaaaaaacagcaccgagttattttctaaaaaaaaaaccaggtaacgaaaccgtttctgtgttttaaaaagaacgacagcatagaATCAGCCTTGGATAAGTCAAGAGTCTagcaaaatatcacattttatgcttttttagtttttgtgtagcagatttaaaatttaccaccctcttgtgcctgttatggacaaaaacgtcccattgacttcaatgcaaaccacagtttttgatcctgcaTTATCTGCAGCAAATATTCATGCTTTCTACGATGTaatggtttcattttggacaaaagtggtcaaatttatgatttttactgttcaccaccaaattcagtcatttcttcatatgttgcccaggcgagaaagtttacacatttctataaatcttctgctgtttttattgaagtcagaagctcagcatgtaaacaaaacacagtttcactctcctactgaacatcaaagggtagaaaacaaaaacaatatgtttatgcacctggctggagctCAGGCACATCCAAACTCTTTGTAGTTCAGTTTGTTATGAAAGGGCAGAAGTGTGAATGCATGCATGTGAAGTGACTCCTTGGAGCTCTTCGGTCATCTCCAAAATGACACGTTTTCCCTGGCCGACCTCTGCAGCCTCACCAGCAGCTTTCCCTGTGTTAACCTGACACTTGCAGGCATAGGAAGTGGCAACATCAGCAGTGACCCAGAGTTTCAATCCGTACTTTGCTGGTTTACTTGGCATATGTTGGCGAAACTTGCTCCTGCCTCTGAAAGGGACAAGCTGCTCATTAGCACACACATCTAACCCAGTGTTGAAAAGCATTTGGAGGCGATGGGTCCACATGTCCCAAATCGAGCGGATAGGGGCCAGCTTGTCCTGCCTGAGACGGGAAGGCCTGTTCAGCTCATCATCAAACCGGAGGGTGGAGTTGATCATCTTGAATTTGGTGTCTCATGGTGGCCAGGAAGATTGCACGTCCACAGTGGTCATCCCAAAGGCTGCAGGTGGATTCCCCGTTGGACTGGTACACACCAGCCAAAATCAGGAGCCCAATGTATGCTCTCACTGCGATGTCATCAATATCCCACCAGTTCTTCACCACACGTCTTCCATTTAGATTTGTCATGTTGACGATGATTTCAGTCATTTCTGGAGTAAAGAATAAATCAAAGGAGGATACCACATCGTAAATACGTGTGATGGTGTAACGTGTTGGCCCAGGATTCAAACATCTTGCAGCA
This window contains:
- the LOC139062209 gene encoding P2X purinoceptor 7-like — its product is MATESDTSSEQSFEVEDFSPPSSPEDREEGLLGEASGPEPYLFEPLARELSEAPGVEPAGVSRHRMGPVSEWCTCGHCTSLSARENVCCRETPKVMLRCQQVGVTSCITEHPGFEAVALNPYVLQAVYGTFLQLYGEMQETTLNSCYRHLAYRNVVRWCWGYLGQHVRVVIPSCAVSRIRQEFPEDGAYKGFLPPLN